From one Pseudactinotalea sp. HY158 genomic stretch:
- a CDS encoding trehalase family glycosidase, whose protein sequence is MVVGAGDAHAADPPDAPDHTAGALLTGFADMTDWAIVEGTWEVSGGELVGTGSVSSEICGECSRERPLTSARVTYQVEMPSVSSDSPATLTLGLRNASGLERIGVELADLGRDTVSSVLVKTTDGESRPLDDGARSTERSWSAPPGSIQNVEIEWYASNVLYRIWPADSPRPGAPTGGHTLAGLDVWPDRAEITTSAGQDVRITGYAVDLVEAGYPAELDAPEPIDPHAWQQFSGSWEEQQDGGVRSTSDGADAAIARALCPDCSPGSTIDSATVSAEFVVPVAEELADSTWASTSLMLVAADTSQRLYLAGLVGSQSKFEAIRSDRGSETRLDSTGFAWTPGERYRVEAAWSGTSYEVRAWPASQERPEDAQLTFAAPAFSPALGGFRQWGVRTAAYSDLEVAGAVTTPGDPPPLVTTGTQGLFLPVEREIVPAPSYEEIRSQLPTPVVDGDPDYVEAYEKTWQILVSENLLEPDEDSPLVRTYVDAGFDPSIMFQWDTLFSLRYALYGQGAFDMISTLDNWYAFQSPTGEIRRAYDTNTGQVHPWASGPNGVNPPLFAWVELAGFHMTGDVDRVERVLPALRAYADWVSIQQWSQNTPHQLFWNNGNGNGMDNLPTQLGQGGDGTSNPVGNIDISSQIVLMRNSLAELELVAGNETRAALDRAWASAIADRIQEFGWNEDDGRFYEVDAQGEQWKVDSLAGFWPLLAGVASEEQSNRLVSALADPSVYWTDMVFPTLAKTDERYDPKGHYWLGGVWAPATFSTIKGVEAIGNAEFARDASTRYLDGIVDVFDYSGTLWEMYAPEAQPASWIGHSYTGRKSGERIPVVAPGVELADGLHIAPGTDEGGSEPNAEGGSDLISKPDFAGWTGLAPIALLIENVIGIQADVPSGTIEWDLTRTDRNGLENLSLGEAGSLSMIADARASSTSETRICFEGDLSSPFTVDVRFGEAVTPVLLDAGAVDTCRTVGPDGDDLPGSGGDHNGSDDADDDDAAQGGDDGADHGDDDAAAQGDDDGADHGDDDAATGTSGADRGDQDDTRGDAPDEAGPSDAGGRLPQTGAGVDTLLLSGSLLLLAGWLLVARHRRSRRA, encoded by the coding sequence ATGGTTGTGGGAGCGGGTGATGCCCACGCCGCCGACCCGCCCGATGCGCCGGACCACACGGCCGGCGCGCTGCTGACCGGCTTTGCCGACATGACGGACTGGGCGATCGTCGAGGGCACGTGGGAGGTCTCGGGCGGAGAGCTCGTCGGCACCGGCTCCGTGAGCTCCGAGATCTGCGGCGAGTGTTCCAGGGAACGGCCGCTGACGAGCGCGCGGGTGACCTATCAGGTCGAGATGCCGTCCGTGTCGTCCGATTCGCCGGCCACGCTCACGCTCGGTCTCCGGAATGCATCCGGGCTCGAGCGCATCGGCGTCGAGCTCGCCGACCTCGGCAGGGACACGGTCTCGTCGGTCCTCGTGAAGACGACCGACGGCGAATCCCGGCCGCTCGACGACGGCGCGCGAAGCACGGAACGGTCCTGGTCCGCCCCTCCCGGCAGCATCCAGAACGTCGAGATCGAGTGGTACGCGAGCAACGTGCTCTACCGCATCTGGCCGGCGGATTCACCGCGGCCGGGCGCTCCGACGGGTGGCCACACGCTCGCCGGCCTCGACGTCTGGCCCGATCGGGCCGAGATCACCACCTCGGCCGGCCAGGACGTGCGGATCACGGGGTACGCCGTCGATCTCGTCGAGGCGGGCTACCCCGCGGAGCTCGATGCGCCGGAGCCGATCGATCCCCACGCCTGGCAGCAGTTCAGCGGTTCCTGGGAGGAACAGCAGGACGGCGGGGTGCGCTCCACGAGCGACGGCGCGGACGCCGCGATCGCCCGGGCGCTGTGCCCGGACTGCAGCCCCGGCTCGACGATCGACTCGGCCACGGTCTCGGCCGAGTTCGTCGTCCCCGTCGCGGAGGAGCTCGCGGACTCGACGTGGGCCTCGACCAGCCTCATGCTCGTCGCCGCCGACACCAGTCAGCGGCTGTATCTGGCCGGGCTCGTCGGTTCCCAGTCGAAGTTCGAGGCGATCCGCAGCGACCGGGGCTCCGAGACCCGACTCGACAGCACCGGCTTCGCCTGGACCCCGGGGGAACGCTATCGGGTCGAGGCCGCCTGGAGCGGCACGTCCTACGAGGTGCGTGCGTGGCCCGCGTCGCAGGAGCGGCCGGAGGATGCCCAGCTGACGTTCGCCGCACCCGCCTTCTCGCCCGCGCTCGGCGGATTTCGTCAGTGGGGCGTGAGGACGGCCGCCTATTCCGATCTCGAGGTGGCCGGCGCCGTCACGACGCCCGGCGACCCGCCCCCGTTGGTCACCACGGGCACGCAGGGACTGTTCCTCCCCGTCGAACGCGAGATCGTTCCGGCGCCGAGCTACGAGGAGATCCGCTCGCAGCTGCCGACGCCGGTCGTCGACGGCGATCCCGACTACGTCGAGGCCTACGAGAAGACGTGGCAGATCCTCGTATCGGAGAACCTGCTCGAGCCGGATGAGGACTCACCGCTCGTGCGCACCTACGTCGATGCCGGCTTCGACCCGTCGATCATGTTCCAGTGGGACACGCTCTTCTCGCTGCGGTACGCGCTGTACGGCCAGGGCGCCTTCGACATGATCAGCACGCTCGACAATTGGTATGCGTTCCAGTCCCCGACCGGTGAGATCCGCCGCGCCTACGACACGAACACCGGACAGGTCCACCCCTGGGCAAGCGGACCGAACGGGGTCAACCCACCGCTGTTCGCCTGGGTGGAGCTCGCCGGCTTCCACATGACCGGTGACGTCGATCGCGTCGAGCGTGTCCTACCCGCGCTGCGGGCCTATGCGGACTGGGTCTCGATCCAGCAGTGGTCCCAGAACACCCCGCACCAGCTCTTCTGGAACAACGGCAACGGCAACGGCATGGACAATCTGCCGACGCAACTGGGCCAAGGCGGGGACGGCACGTCCAACCCCGTGGGAAACATCGACATCAGCAGCCAGATCGTCCTGATGCGCAACAGTCTCGCCGAGCTCGAACTCGTGGCCGGGAACGAGACCCGCGCCGCGCTCGATCGCGCGTGGGCGAGCGCCATCGCCGATCGGATTCAGGAGTTCGGCTGGAACGAGGACGACGGCCGCTTCTACGAGGTGGACGCTCAGGGCGAGCAGTGGAAGGTCGACAGCCTCGCCGGCTTCTGGCCCCTCCTCGCCGGCGTCGCCTCGGAGGAGCAGTCGAACCGACTCGTCTCCGCGCTCGCGGATCCGTCCGTGTACTGGACCGACATGGTGTTCCCCACCCTCGCCAAGACCGACGAGCGCTACGACCCGAAGGGGCACTACTGGCTCGGTGGCGTCTGGGCTCCGGCCACCTTCTCCACGATCAAGGGCGTGGAGGCCATCGGGAATGCAGAGTTCGCGCGGGACGCCTCGACGCGGTACCTCGACGGGATCGTCGACGTCTTCGACTACTCCGGAACACTGTGGGAGATGTACGCACCCGAGGCGCAGCCCGCGTCCTGGATCGGCCATTCATATACGGGTCGCAAGAGCGGCGAACGGATTCCGGTCGTCGCCCCCGGCGTCGAGCTCGCCGACGGGCTTCACATCGCGCCCGGCACCGACGAGGGCGGGTCGGAACCGAACGCGGAGGGCGGATCCGACCTCATCTCCAAGCCCGACTTCGCCGGCTGGACCGGATTGGCCCCGATCGCCCTGCTCATCGAGAACGTCATCGGCATCCAGGCCGACGTGCCGAGCGGCACGATCGAATGGGACCTGACCCGGACCGACCGCAACGGTCTCGAGAACCTGTCGCTCGGGGAGGCCGGCTCGCTCTCCATGATCGCGGACGCACGCGCATCGAGCACGTCCGAGACGAGGATCTGCTTCGAAGGAGACCTCTCGAGCCCGTTCACGGTCGACGTCCGCTTCGGGGAGGCGGTCACGCCCGTCCTGTTGGACGCGGGCGCCGTCGACACCTGCCGGACCGTGGGACCGGACGGTGACGACCTGCCGGGTTCCGGCGGCGACCACAACGGATCCGACGACGCGGATGACGACGACGCAGCTCAGGGCGGCGACGACGGTGCCGATCACGGTGACGACGACGCCGCGGCCCAGGGCGACGACGACGGCGCCGATCACGGTGACGACGACGCGGCAACGGGCACGAGCGGCGCGGATCGCGGCGACCAGGACGACACTCGGGGCGATGCCCCCGACGAAGCCGGACCGTCCGACGCCGGTGGGCGGCTGCCGCAGACGGGCGCGGGGGTCGACACCCTCCTCCTGAGCGGCTCGCTCCTGCTGCTGGCGGGGTGGCTCCTCGTCGCCCGGCATCGCCGGAGTCGTCGGGCATAG
- a CDS encoding ClpP family protease: MSGYTIPHVVQHHPRGERVLDVYSHLLTERIIYLGTAIDAGVANALISQLLYLESDQPDRQIQLYINCEGGDPSAMLAVYDTMRYIRSEVATSCVGQAVGVGAVLLAAGAAGARAALPHARIVLHQPAAQGRGSIPDLILQADEVVRIRTDIEGVLAQRTGRSVETLRADTDHDRVFTATAARDYGLLDHVIEQR, from the coding sequence ATGAGCGGCTACACGATTCCGCACGTCGTTCAGCACCACCCTCGCGGCGAGCGGGTCCTGGATGTGTATTCACACCTGCTGACCGAGCGGATCATCTACCTGGGAACGGCGATCGACGCGGGTGTCGCCAACGCGCTCATCTCACAGTTGCTCTACCTCGAGTCCGATCAGCCCGACCGGCAGATCCAGCTCTACATCAACTGCGAGGGCGGCGATCCGAGCGCGATGCTCGCCGTCTACGACACCATGCGCTATATCCGCTCCGAGGTGGCGACCAGTTGCGTCGGACAGGCGGTCGGGGTCGGTGCCGTGCTCCTGGCGGCCGGCGCCGCCGGGGCGCGCGCTGCGCTCCCGCACGCCCGGATCGTGCTGCATCAACCGGCCGCCCAGGGCAGGGGCAGCATCCCGGACCTCATCCTTCAGGCCGACGAAGTGGTCCGGATCCGCACGGACATCGAGGGCGTGCTCGCCCAGCGCACGGGACGCAGTGTCGAGACGCTGCGCGCCGACACCGACCACGACCGCGTCTTCACGGCGACCGCCGCCCGCGACTACGGGCTGCTCGATCACGTGATCGAGCAGCGGTGA
- a CDS encoding alanine--glyoxylate aminotransferase family protein, protein MPLPHDDIDPGGLLEYSVVFTDHSLNHMSRRFTGVMAELLGILRDAYGAAEAAIVPGGGTYAMEAVARQLATGRRVLVLRNGLFSYRWSQILEAGSITDDVTVCRARPVAGGRQAPWAPAPIEDVVATVREQRPGVVFAPHVETASGIVLGAEYLRALAAATHEVGGVFVLDCVASGALWVDMGDLGIDVLLTAPQKGWSGSPGAGYVLLGEAGAAAVRESTSTSFAADLGRWLAIAEAYRRGEAPYHATMPTDTLTHNLELARRTVAAGLPALRRAQLDLGARVRALLADRGLPSVAAPDFAAASVVVAHTDDPRIHSGARLKEAGVQVAAGVPLHCGEGTDFSTVRLGLFGLDKLTDVDGAAGRLEAAFDRLGL, encoded by the coding sequence GTGCCCCTCCCTCACGATGACATCGACCCCGGCGGCCTACTCGAGTACTCCGTGGTGTTCACGGACCACTCGCTCAACCACATGTCGCGGCGCTTCACCGGCGTCATGGCCGAGCTGCTGGGCATCCTGCGCGATGCGTACGGGGCCGCCGAGGCAGCGATCGTGCCCGGCGGCGGCACGTATGCGATGGAGGCGGTGGCCCGCCAGCTCGCGACCGGGCGCCGCGTGCTCGTGCTGCGCAACGGCCTGTTCTCCTACCGCTGGTCGCAGATCCTCGAGGCCGGTTCGATCACGGACGACGTCACGGTCTGCCGGGCGCGTCCCGTCGCCGGGGGCAGGCAGGCGCCCTGGGCGCCGGCACCGATCGAGGACGTCGTCGCCACCGTTCGCGAGCAGCGTCCCGGCGTCGTGTTCGCGCCGCACGTCGAGACCGCCTCGGGCATCGTGCTGGGGGCGGAGTACCTGCGAGCGCTCGCGGCGGCCACCCACGAGGTGGGCGGGGTGTTCGTGCTCGACTGCGTCGCCTCCGGGGCGCTGTGGGTCGACATGGGCGACCTGGGCATCGACGTGCTGCTCACCGCCCCGCAGAAGGGGTGGAGCGGCTCCCCCGGCGCCGGCTACGTGCTCCTGGGCGAGGCGGGCGCGGCGGCGGTGCGGGAGTCGACGTCGACGAGCTTCGCCGCCGACCTCGGCCGGTGGCTGGCCATCGCCGAGGCATACCGGCGCGGGGAGGCGCCGTATCACGCGACGATGCCGACCGACACCCTCACCCACAACCTCGAGCTCGCGCGCCGCACCGTCGCGGCCGGACTGCCCGCGCTGCGGCGGGCACAGCTCGACCTCGGCGCCCGCGTGCGCGCGCTCCTCGCCGATCGCGGCCTCCCCTCGGTCGCCGCGCCGGATTTCGCGGCGGCCAGCGTCGTCGTGGCCCACACCGACGACCCGCGGATTCACAGCGGGGCGCGGCTGAAGGAGGCGGGCGTGCAGGTCGCCGCGGGCGTGCCGCTGCACTGTGGGGAGGGCACGGACTTCTCCACGGTGCGGCTCGGCCTGTTCGGCCTGGACAAGCTCACCGACGTCGACGGCGCCGCCGGCCGCCTCGAGGCGGCGTTCGACCGGCTCGGGCTCTGA
- a CDS encoding O-acetyl-ADP-ribose deacetylase produces MTRTGSPGGAAAIEAVRGDLTRARVDAIVNAANSSLLGGGGVDGAVHRAAGPELLEHCRELRARYPGGFPVGEAAAIPGARLPATWVIQTVGPNWHRGERQDRLLAACFSNSLTEAVRVGARSVAFPAISAGVYGWDPVRVAKVAARAVRASDQLGRLDRVVFVLIDEPMRALFAAALA; encoded by the coding sequence ATGACGCGGACGGGATCACCGGGCGGTGCCGCCGCGATCGAGGCGGTCCGCGGCGACCTCACGCGCGCGCGGGTCGATGCGATCGTCAACGCGGCCAACTCTTCCCTCCTGGGCGGGGGCGGGGTCGACGGCGCCGTCCACCGCGCCGCCGGGCCCGAGTTGCTCGAGCACTGCCGGGAGCTGCGGGCCCGCTATCCGGGCGGCTTCCCGGTCGGGGAGGCCGCCGCAATCCCCGGCGCGCGCCTGCCCGCGACCTGGGTGATCCAGACGGTCGGGCCGAACTGGCACCGGGGTGAGCGCCAGGACCGGCTGCTCGCCGCCTGCTTCTCGAACTCGCTGACCGAGGCGGTGCGGGTGGGGGCCCGATCCGTGGCGTTCCCGGCGATCAGCGCCGGCGTGTACGGCTGGGACCCGGTCCGGGTGGCGAAGGTCGCGGCGCGCGCCGTGCGCGCCTCGGACCAGCTCGGCCGGCTCGACCGGGTGGTCTTCGTGCTCATCGACGAACCGATGCGGGCGCTCTTCGCCGCCGCCCTGGCCTGA
- a CDS encoding helix-turn-helix domain-containing protein, whose product MADIAPPLRPVPRLPLGEDGEREPLWRTVLGRELRRLRHGRGETLGETSTRAGVSAQYLSEMERGVKDPSSEMIAAVAGALGVSLIDLTSAVARELHAPAAGAPRGASGRAALSLAA is encoded by the coding sequence ATGGCCGACATCGCACCGCCCCTCCGCCCGGTTCCCCGCCTCCCCCTCGGCGAGGACGGTGAACGTGAGCCGCTCTGGCGGACCGTGCTCGGGCGGGAACTGCGCAGGCTCCGCCACGGACGCGGGGAGACCCTCGGCGAGACCTCGACGCGCGCCGGGGTCTCCGCGCAGTACCTGTCCGAGATGGAACGCGGGGTCAAGGACCCCTCCAGCGAGATGATCGCGGCCGTCGCGGGCGCGCTCGGGGTCTCGCTCATCGACCTGACGTCCGCCGTCGCGCGGGAGCTGCATGCGCCCGCCGCGGGCGCTCCGCGCGGGGCCTCCGGCCGGGCCGCGCTCAGCCTCGCGGCCTGA
- the phoA gene encoding alkaline phosphatase: MTSRHSRRVRHSVLAAGAVTALGILAPAAASAAVSDHGGAARHDGDNTAFVREALEDASAKNVILLIGDGMGDSEITIAHNYAYGAGGELPGIDALPLSGSYSTYSLHRGGDYAGKPNYVPDSAATGTAWATGTKSYNGAISVDLDSVAHDTVLELAKANGLRTGNVSTAEIQDATPAVQLAHVDDRKCYGPDSVDRCGADALDAGGAGSISEQILGARADVVLGGGSASFSQTARAGQWEGQTLFEQARERGYQVVTTAAELGEVTHADQAEPLLGLFTPGNMPTRMSESVAVPGGNPEAPIECQANPDRLAEELSLGSMTQKAIDLLDDPDSTEGFFLQVEGASIDKRNHAADVCGQIGETVDLDEAVQAALEFAQQDGETLVIVTADHAHTSQIVGSVPDHTLGNTLLTADGSPMNVAYGTATTGSQQHTGAQVPIAGYGPGAANVVGLTDQTDTFFTVVNTLGLATDLPALSADAALDLPEALVAPAAEFTIAGTGFAGDRQVRVGLAGEDLGTVDVIDGRVSLPATAPAATGVAEVELVGVQSDVTVTGTVEIGTDGDEGDAGTGGDAGAGADGTDGADGTDGADGTDGADGTDGTDGADGSDDSQGTAGSEEVGDTGGGGVSAGGDRLPVTGMQLTGAALMAAGLVAAGLMLRARHRRSAA; this comes from the coding sequence ATGACATCACGTCATTCCCGCCGAGTCCGACACTCGGTCCTGGCTGCCGGCGCCGTGACGGCGCTCGGGATCCTCGCCCCGGCAGCGGCCTCGGCCGCCGTGAGCGATCACGGCGGCGCCGCCCGACACGACGGCGACAACACCGCGTTCGTGCGCGAGGCGCTCGAGGACGCGTCCGCCAAGAACGTCATCCTGCTCATCGGCGACGGCATGGGCGACAGCGAGATCACCATCGCCCACAACTACGCCTACGGCGCGGGCGGTGAGCTCCCGGGGATCGACGCCCTGCCACTGTCCGGGTCTTACTCCACCTACAGCCTGCACCGCGGCGGCGACTACGCGGGCAAGCCGAACTACGTTCCCGACTCGGCCGCCACCGGCACCGCATGGGCCACCGGCACGAAGTCCTACAACGGGGCCATCTCGGTCGACCTCGACTCGGTCGCGCACGACACCGTGCTCGAACTCGCCAAGGCGAACGGGCTGCGCACCGGCAACGTGTCGACCGCCGAGATCCAGGACGCGACCCCGGCCGTGCAGCTGGCCCACGTGGACGACCGCAAGTGCTACGGCCCCGACTCCGTGGATCGCTGCGGAGCCGACGCGCTCGACGCGGGCGGCGCCGGATCGATCAGCGAGCAGATCCTCGGGGCGCGCGCCGACGTCGTCCTCGGCGGAGGCAGCGCCTCCTTCAGCCAGACCGCCCGCGCCGGCCAGTGGGAGGGACAAACCCTCTTCGAGCAGGCGCGCGAGCGCGGCTACCAGGTGGTGACCACCGCCGCCGAACTCGGCGAGGTGACCCACGCCGACCAGGCCGAGCCGCTCCTGGGCCTGTTCACCCCCGGCAACATGCCCACCCGCATGTCCGAGTCCGTCGCCGTGCCGGGAGGTAACCCGGAGGCGCCGATCGAGTGCCAGGCGAACCCGGACCGGCTGGCGGAGGAGCTCTCCCTCGGATCGATGACCCAGAAGGCGATCGACCTGCTCGACGATCCGGACTCGACCGAGGGGTTCTTCCTCCAGGTCGAGGGCGCCTCGATCGACAAGCGCAACCACGCCGCCGACGTCTGCGGCCAGATCGGCGAGACCGTCGACCTCGACGAGGCCGTGCAGGCGGCGCTCGAGTTCGCGCAGCAGGACGGCGAGACCCTCGTGATCGTGACGGCGGACCACGCCCACACGAGCCAGATCGTCGGCTCCGTTCCCGACCACACCCTCGGCAACACCCTGCTCACGGCCGACGGCTCCCCGATGAACGTCGCCTACGGCACCGCCACCACCGGATCGCAGCAGCACACCGGTGCCCAGGTTCCGATCGCCGGCTACGGCCCCGGTGCCGCGAACGTCGTGGGCCTGACCGACCAGACCGACACCTTCTTCACCGTGGTCAACACCCTCGGCCTGGCCACCGACCTGCCCGCGTTGAGCGCGGATGCGGCCCTCGACCTGCCCGAGGCCCTGGTGGCACCGGCCGCCGAGTTCACGATCGCGGGAACCGGGTTCGCCGGTGACCGGCAGGTGCGCGTCGGCCTCGCCGGCGAGGACCTGGGAACGGTCGACGTGATCGACGGGCGGGTCTCGCTCCCCGCCACGGCCCCCGCCGCAACCGGCGTGGCGGAGGTGGAACTCGTCGGGGTCCAGAGCGACGTGACCGTGACGGGCACCGTCGAGATCGGCACGGACGGCGACGAGGGTGACGCCGGTACCGGCGGAGACGCGGGTGCCGGTGCCGACGGGACCGACGGTGCCGACGGGACCGACGGTGCCGACGGGACCGACGGTGCCGACGGGACCGACGGGACGGACGGGGCCGACGGCTCCGACGACTCGCAGGGGACCGCCGGCTCCGAGGAGGTCGGAGACACCGGCGGGGGCGGGGTCTCCGCCGGGGGAGACCGGCTCCCGGTGACCGGGATGCAGCTGACCGGCGCGGCGCTCATGGCCGCGGGCCTCGTGGCCGCCGGGCTGATGCTGCGCGCGCGCCACCGCCGCAGCGCCGCCTGA
- a CDS encoding heavy metal translocating P-type ATPase: MPHTIDHSAHGTEASGDRGPQAGHADHADRADHADHAGHAGHHGDHAGRFRRLFWVMLVISIPVIALDGAFAHLLGYHLPTAAWIAWVSPVGGTLIYLWGGRPFLTGAVGELRARTPGMMLLIGLAITVAFVASWAATLGWIDAGMSLWWELALLVVIMLLGHWIEMRSLARTGSALDSLAALLPDDAERVTAAGTEAVTPADLKVGDVVLVRPGSAVPADGRIIDGEAHLDESMITGEARAVRRTAGDQVVAGTIATDSGLRVEVSAIGEDTALAGIRRLVADAQNSSSRAQRLADRAAALLFWFALGSALVALVAWLLVGTPDQAVLRVITVLVIACPHALGLAIPLVVALSTERAARGGVLIKDRLALEGMRRVDAVLFDKTGTLTAGEPAVTGVEPAQGHDPDEVLALAAAAEADSEHPLARAIVAAAADRGLEPPAASGFASEPAIGVRATVGDHAVAVGGPNLLERHGLSELPGREPWRAAGAIVLHVLVDHEIAGALRLADAIRPESRETVDALHAAGIQVVMITGDAPAVAHAVATELGIDRVFAGVRPEHKATTVAELQDRGHRVAMVGDGVNDAPALARADVGIAIGAGTDVAIGSAGVILASSDPRSVLSVIQLSRASYRKMKQNLWWAAGYNLVAVPLAAGALAPVGFTMPMSVGALLMSASTVVVALNAQLLRRLDLHPQESVKEFLPAA; this comes from the coding sequence ATGCCCCACACGATCGATCACTCCGCCCACGGGACCGAGGCGAGCGGCGACCGCGGCCCGCAGGCCGGTCACGCCGACCATGCCGATCGCGCCGATCACGCCGATCATGCCGGTCATGCCGGGCACCATGGCGACCACGCCGGCCGGTTCCGCCGACTGTTCTGGGTCATGCTCGTGATCTCGATCCCGGTCATCGCCCTCGACGGCGCGTTCGCCCACCTGCTCGGCTATCACCTGCCGACGGCCGCCTGGATCGCGTGGGTCTCGCCCGTGGGCGGCACGCTGATCTACCTCTGGGGCGGGCGGCCGTTCCTCACCGGCGCGGTGGGCGAGCTCCGCGCCCGCACGCCCGGAATGATGCTGCTCATCGGCCTGGCGATCACGGTCGCGTTCGTGGCCTCGTGGGCCGCGACCCTCGGCTGGATCGACGCCGGCATGAGCCTGTGGTGGGAGCTGGCCCTCCTCGTGGTCATCATGCTCCTCGGCCACTGGATCGAGATGCGATCCCTGGCCCGCACCGGTTCGGCGCTCGACTCCCTCGCCGCGCTCCTTCCCGACGACGCCGAGCGGGTCACCGCGGCCGGCACCGAGGCGGTGACGCCGGCCGACCTCAAGGTGGGCGACGTCGTGCTCGTGCGCCCGGGCTCGGCCGTCCCGGCGGACGGCCGCATCATCGACGGCGAGGCCCACCTGGACGAATCGATGATCACCGGGGAGGCGCGGGCCGTGCGCCGCACCGCGGGCGACCAGGTCGTGGCCGGCACGATCGCCACCGACTCGGGGCTGCGGGTCGAGGTGAGTGCCATCGGCGAGGACACGGCCCTCGCCGGGATCCGCCGGCTCGTGGCCGACGCGCAGAACTCCTCCTCCCGCGCCCAGCGCCTCGCCGACAGGGCCGCCGCCCTGCTGTTCTGGTTCGCGCTCGGCTCGGCCCTCGTCGCGCTCGTCGCCTGGCTGCTCGTGGGCACCCCGGACCAGGCCGTGCTGCGCGTCATCACCGTGCTGGTCATCGCCTGCCCGCATGCGCTCGGCCTGGCGATCCCGCTCGTGGTCGCGCTGTCGACCGAGCGCGCGGCCCGGGGCGGTGTGCTCATCAAGGATCGGCTCGCCCTCGAGGGGATGCGCCGGGTCGATGCGGTGCTCTTCGACAAGACCGGCACCCTGACCGCCGGCGAGCCCGCCGTGACCGGGGTCGAGCCCGCCCAGGGCCACGACCCGGACGAGGTGCTCGCGCTCGCGGCCGCGGCCGAGGCCGACAGCGAGCACCCGCTCGCGCGGGCCATCGTCGCGGCCGCGGCGGACCGCGGACTCGAGCCGCCCGCGGCGAGCGGCTTCGCCTCCGAACCCGCGATCGGCGTGCGGGCCACGGTCGGCGACCACGCGGTCGCCGTCGGCGGGCCGAACCTGCTCGAACGTCACGGCCTGAGCGAACTGCCCGGCCGCGAGCCCTGGCGGGCGGCCGGGGCCATCGTCCTGCACGTGCTCGTCGACCACGAGATCGCCGGGGCGCTGCGCCTCGCCGATGCGATCCGGCCCGAGTCACGCGAGACGGTCGACGCGCTCCACGCCGCCGGGATCCAGGTCGTGATGATCACGGGGGACGCCCCGGCCGTCGCGCACGCCGTCGCAACCGAGCTCGGCATCGACCGGGTGTTCGCGGGCGTGCGGCCCGAGCACAAGGCGACCACGGTGGCCGAGCTGCAGGATCGGGGCCACCGGGTCGCGATGGTCGGCGACGGTGTGAACGACGCCCCGGCCCTCGCCCGCGCCGACGTGGGCATCGCGATCGGTGCCGGCACGGACGTGGCGATCGGTTCGGCCGGGGTCATCCTCGCCTCCTCCGACCCACGCTCGGTGCTCTCGGTCATCCAGCTCTCGCGCGCGAGCTACCGCAAGATGAAGCAGAACCTGTGGTGGGCGGCCGGCTACAACCTCGTGGCCGTGCCGCTCGCCGCCGGCGCGCTCGCCCCGGTCGGGTTCACGATGCCGATGAGCGTGGGCGCGCTCCTCATGTCCGCCTCGACGGTCGTCGTCGCGCTCAACGCCCAGCTGCTGCGCCGCCTCGACCTGCACCCGCAGGAGAGCGTCAAGGAGTTCCTGCCCGCGGCCTGA
- a CDS encoding DMT family transporter, with translation MLGALGLVIAAAVFHAVWNIAAKRHEGDDADSLVFVWCYLAVSAVLCVPLALVELGAGGWPMTWHLLAGPLVAAVLHIAYSLTLQRGYARAELGLVYPVARGVGPVLTMAFALLVVGERPGWRAVAGGCVVLAGIVVTAWRPGPRRAGGPGSTRTGLGYGALTGVIIASYTLWDNHSVVAWGLSPLTYFAATVLGQTLLLAPGALRRVERIRPVLRRNRREVVLIGVLSPLAYILVLVAMQTMPVSIVAPLRESSIIIGSLLAWWLFREPHPVRRIAGAAVVLAGIGVIATA, from the coding sequence ATGCTCGGCGCCCTGGGACTGGTGATCGCGGCGGCCGTCTTCCACGCCGTCTGGAACATCGCCGCCAAGCGGCACGAGGGCGACGACGCCGACTCGCTCGTCTTCGTGTGGTGCTACCTGGCGGTCTCCGCGGTGCTGTGCGTGCCACTCGCCCTCGTCGAGCTCGGCGCCGGCGGGTGGCCGATGACCTGGCACCTGCTCGCCGGCCCGCTCGTGGCCGCGGTCCTGCACATCGCCTACTCCCTCACGCTCCAGCGCGGATACGCACGGGCGGAGCTGGGCCTCGTCTATCCGGTCGCGCGCGGCGTCGGGCCCGTACTCACGATGGCGTTCGCGCTGCTCGTCGTGGGGGAGCGGCCCGGCTGGCGCGCCGTCGCCGGCGGCTGCGTGGTGCTCGCGGGCATCGTCGTCACGGCCTGGCGGCCCGGCCCCCGGCGGGCGGGCGGGCCGGGCTCGACCCGCACGGGTCTCGGCTACGGCGCCCTGACCGGGGTGATCATCGCCTCCTACACCCTCTGGGACAACCACTCCGTGGTGGCCTGGGGGCTGTCGCCGCTCACCTACTTCGCGGCGACGGTGCTCGGTCAGACCCTCCTGCTCGCGCCCGGCGCCCTCCGCCGGGTCGAGCGGATCCGGCCGGTGCTGCGCCGCAACCGGCGGGAGGTGGTCCTCATCGGGGTGCTCTCCCCGCTCGCCTACATCCTCGTGCTCGTGGCGATGCAGACGATGCCGGTCTCGATCGTCGCACCGCTGCGGGAGTCCTCGATCATCATCGGCTCCCTGCTCGCCTGGTGGCTGTTCAGGGAGCCGCATCCGGTGCGGCGCATCGCCGGGGCCGCGGTCGTGCTCGCCGGCATCGGCGTCATCGCCACCGCGTGA